The Candidatus Aegiribacteria sp. genome includes a window with the following:
- a CDS encoding methyltransferase domain-containing protein, with translation MQSSALEYLRCPECRGHLSIHHATKRNGDIRSGTMKCAKCDNQYPVILGRPVLLPNAAVNTWQAPVDEALGVVPGTPVNGLLSLNRLKEIGIGRAIERLGNRCIKSEMIESDPNAVTKEMLGKARYLDSGEWFKHKGRAKRLLTFPAEGGVNLDIFREFMNTVKRVKPEDLIDLLSGGGYGVTHQAFQNSELRRIASVERDLKCLWNIQYRFKHIGRSSISEAIGGDVRRLPIVSESFDTAMTLQGLVELHGINGFLKEAYRVLKQDGHYIALYSEDPVTFDILPVSELKRFALAADLYAGHERFISAAEKTGFRVISTKALEGTRGKKRITVFRK, from the coding sequence ATGCAAAGTTCAGCTCTGGAATATCTCAGATGCCCGGAATGCAGAGGACATCTTTCAATTCACCATGCAACAAAGCGAAATGGTGATATCAGGTCAGGTACAATGAAATGTGCGAAATGCGACAATCAGTATCCTGTTATACTGGGCAGGCCGGTCCTGTTGCCAAATGCGGCAGTCAATACCTGGCAGGCTCCTGTGGATGAAGCTCTGGGAGTGGTGCCAGGCACACCGGTTAATGGCTTGCTTTCCCTCAACAGGCTGAAAGAGATCGGGATTGGCAGGGCAATCGAACGATTAGGCAATCGGTGTATCAAATCAGAAATGATTGAATCGGATCCGAATGCGGTCACAAAAGAAATGCTTGGAAAGGCAAGGTACCTGGATTCGGGGGAATGGTTCAAACACAAAGGAAGAGCGAAACGATTACTCACGTTTCCGGCTGAGGGCGGAGTCAATCTTGACATCTTCAGAGAGTTTATGAACACGGTAAAGAGAGTGAAACCGGAGGATCTTATCGACCTTCTTTCAGGAGGGGGATACGGAGTAACGCATCAGGCGTTTCAAAACAGTGAGTTGAGGCGGATTGCCTCGGTTGAACGGGATTTGAAGTGCCTGTGGAACATTCAGTACCGGTTCAAACATATCGGGCGAAGTTCAATCAGCGAAGCAATCGGAGGGGATGTACGGCGTCTTCCCATAGTATCGGAGAGTTTTGATACCGCAATGACCCTGCAGGGACTGGTTGAACTTCATGGAATCAACGGATTCCTGAAGGAAGCGTATAGAGTCCTCAAGCAGGATGGTCACTATATAGCTCTATATTCGGAAGACCCTGTCACGTTCGATATCCTGCCTGTTTCCGAGTTAAAACGATTTGCCCTGGCAGCGGATCTTTATGCCGGGCATGAGCGGTTCATCAGCGCAGCGGAGAAAACCGGTTTCAGAGTTATCAGTACAAAAGCTCTCGAAGGTACGAGGGGCAAAAAAAGAATCACTGTATTCAGGAAAA